The following proteins are encoded in a genomic region of Gimesia algae:
- a CDS encoding alpha/beta fold hydrolase has protein sequence MKTMGGRQFWGDVQFFQGWKIQQHVISQHYRLLDPKDQRHASGSLADCQQRLEEIKAAEQLPPMRGKAVILVHGIIRSSKSFVKMKETCQQKGWLVVPFDYPSTQRTIPENANYLGKVIQSLEGIEEINVVVHSMGGLIVRSWLAQQDVVDPRVKRMVMLGVPNQGADMADRFRSNLLFKAIFGPAGQQLVTEVNSDFISNLPTPPFSFGVIAGGRNTLKGYNPLIRGDNDGTVAVSSTRLPGAADFIMLPVLHSFMMNDPETISYTLRFLETGVFRDSGKPQPIPVPQTVTVP, from the coding sequence ATGAAAACCATGGGCGGACGACAATTCTGGGGGGATGTACAGTTTTTTCAGGGCTGGAAGATTCAGCAACACGTCATCAGCCAGCATTATCGCCTGTTGGATCCGAAAGATCAGAGACATGCCAGTGGATCATTGGCAGATTGTCAGCAGCGCCTGGAAGAGATTAAAGCAGCCGAACAACTCCCACCTATGCGGGGGAAAGCGGTGATATTGGTACACGGCATCATCCGTTCTTCCAAATCGTTTGTAAAAATGAAAGAGACCTGTCAGCAGAAAGGCTGGCTGGTGGTCCCCTTTGATTACCCGAGTACGCAGCGGACGATTCCCGAAAATGCGAACTATCTGGGAAAGGTAATTCAATCACTTGAGGGGATCGAAGAGATTAATGTGGTAGTACACAGTATGGGGGGGCTGATCGTTCGCTCATGGCTGGCTCAACAGGATGTTGTCGACCCGCGCGTGAAACGCATGGTCATGTTGGGAGTTCCCAACCAGGGAGCCGATATGGCTGATCGCTTCCGCTCCAATTTACTGTTCAAAGCCATTTTTGGTCCCGCGGGTCAGCAACTGGTTACCGAAGTCAACAGCGATTTTATCAGCAACCTGCCGACCCCTCCGTTTTCTTTTGGAGTGATCGCCGGGGGGCGAAATACTCTGAAAGGTTACAATCCGCTGATTCGTGGCGATAACGATGGCACCGTCGCCGTCAGCAGTACCCGCCTGCCGGGAGCGGCTGATTTTATCATGTTACCCGTTCTGCATTCATTCATGATGAACGATCCGGAAACGATTTCATATACACTGCGATTTCTGGAGACAGGTGTTTTTCGTGACTCAGGAAAACCACAGCCGATTCCTGTACCTCAGACAGTAACAGTGCCATAA
- a CDS encoding DUF1802 family protein translates to MQSQNRIALKEWGAVCAALEQGTQSVIVRKGGIHEGEAGFRVEHGEFWMFPTRFHQGAEQLQSEKSSLLSLPLAQEPATGKLNLALYSVVEAVLELKDPSQLLRLQALQVLNEETIQQRFEYKNPGLFVLLVRVFRLEHPFEVDQESRYAGCHSWVELSQDYATGNLQPVLNTEQFQEAGQAFQEVVASAQ, encoded by the coding sequence ATGCAGTCACAGAATCGAATCGCATTGAAAGAATGGGGAGCCGTCTGCGCTGCGTTGGAGCAGGGGACTCAATCGGTGATTGTTCGGAAAGGGGGCATTCACGAAGGAGAAGCCGGCTTTCGCGTTGAGCACGGTGAGTTCTGGATGTTTCCCACACGCTTTCATCAGGGGGCAGAACAACTACAGTCTGAGAAAAGCAGTCTGTTGAGTCTGCCTTTGGCTCAGGAGCCAGCTACCGGGAAGTTGAATCTGGCACTCTATTCTGTCGTTGAAGCGGTTCTGGAGCTCAAGGATCCGTCGCAGCTTTTACGACTGCAGGCGCTGCAGGTGTTGAATGAGGAGACGATTCAGCAGCGGTTTGAATATAAAAATCCGGGACTGTTTGTATTGCTGGTTCGCGTATTCCGTCTGGAGCATCCTTTTGAAGTGGACCAGGAATCCCGTTATGCGGGCTGTCATTCCTGGGTAGAACTCTCACAGGACTATGCCACAGGCAATCTGCAGCCCGTTCTTAATACAGAACAGTTCCAGGAAGCAGGGCAGGCGTTTCAGGAAGTCGTTGCCAGCGCTCAATAA
- a CDS encoding glycosyltransferase family 2 protein, with translation MIPVLNESESLPQLYREICDTSQQHNIDLEVIFIDDGSSDRSWEIISGMAAKDGRVSGIRFRRNFAKAAALTAGMRAARGSVIMMMDADLQDNPKEIPRFLEKLNEGYDVVNGWKERRLDPWHKVYPSKVFNWMIAKLTGLQLHDHNCGFKLFRKEVAAEIRIYGELHRFIPVLADARGFKVTEIPVHHRERQHGYSKYGVRRFLRGFLDLLTVRFLTGYGQRPQHMLGAIGLGFLLIGFLGLGYLGLIWILTNVFGMGFGPIGSRPLLAYSIAATFLGGQAISLGLLAELIVAYTGRHQDSYSISERTDTATQNEQEIII, from the coding sequence ATGATTCCTGTGTTAAATGAATCCGAAAGTCTACCTCAACTGTATCGGGAGATCTGCGATACGAGTCAGCAGCATAACATTGATCTCGAAGTTATTTTTATTGACGATGGTTCTTCTGACCGGTCCTGGGAAATTATTTCAGGCATGGCTGCGAAAGATGGCCGTGTTTCCGGGATTCGCTTTCGCCGTAATTTTGCCAAAGCAGCAGCATTGACGGCTGGTATGCGAGCCGCCCGGGGCTCGGTGATTATGATGATGGATGCTGACCTGCAAGATAATCCGAAAGAGATCCCCCGCTTTCTGGAGAAACTCAACGAGGGTTATGATGTCGTCAATGGCTGGAAGGAACGCCGCCTTGATCCCTGGCATAAAGTCTACCCGAGTAAAGTCTTTAACTGGATGATTGCCAAGCTGACCGGGCTGCAGCTGCACGATCACAACTGTGGCTTCAAGTTATTCCGGAAAGAAGTCGCTGCAGAAATTCGTATTTATGGCGAGCTGCATCGGTTCATTCCCGTACTCGCAGACGCCCGCGGTTTTAAAGTGACGGAAATCCCGGTGCATCACCGCGAACGACAGCACGGCTATTCCAAGTACGGAGTGCGTCGATTCCTCAGGGGCTTCCTCGATCTGTTAACAGTCCGCTTTTTAACAGGGTACGGACAACGACCTCAGCACATGCTGGGAGCCATTGGTCTGGGATTTCTTTTGATTGGATTTCTGGGACTGGGATACCTGGGGCTCATCTGGATTTTGACAAACGTGTTTGGTATGGGATTCGGCCCGATTGGAAGCCGGCCTCTGTTAGCCTATTCAATCGCAGCGACTTTTCTGGGCGGTCAGGCCATCAGCCTGGGATTGCTGGCGGAATTGATTGTTGCTTATACAGGCCGTCATCAGGATTCTTACAGCATTTCTGAACGCACCGATACAGCAACTCAGAATGAGCAGGAGATTATCATCTGA
- a CDS encoding nucleotide sugar dehydrogenase gives MANQLEQAIKDKTATIGIIGLGYVGLPLIDAFVNSGFKTMGFDVDQNKVEQLQAGKSYIQHIPSKTVANWLEKKQFEATAEASRMKEADALLICVPTPLTPSRDPDLTYVEKTTEAIAASLRPGQLVVLESTTYPTTTRDVLLPILEATGLKVGEDYYLAYSPEREDPGNPDFSAAGIPKVVGGLDENSLRIAAALYEHAVVNVIQVSSVEIAEACKILENTYRAVNIAMVNELKTLFDRMNIDVWEVIDAAKTKPFGFQAFYPGPGLGGHCIPIDPFYLSWLARKEGQTTRFIELAGEVNTRMPRYVIDRLSEFLNQHAKPLKGSKICMLGVAYKKDVDDPRESPSFHLLDLLLERGVEFTYNDPHIPKLPKMRHHNVPAMDSQELTPEYLAAQDCVLIATDHTAYDYDFIVKHSKMILDTRNATKNVKTGREKIFKA, from the coding sequence ATGGCAAATCAGCTTGAGCAGGCGATTAAAGACAAAACGGCAACCATAGGAATTATTGGCTTAGGCTATGTCGGGCTGCCTCTGATTGACGCTTTTGTAAACAGCGGTTTCAAAACCATGGGTTTTGATGTTGATCAAAACAAGGTGGAACAACTGCAGGCTGGTAAAAGTTATATTCAGCACATTCCTTCAAAAACAGTCGCAAACTGGCTGGAGAAAAAGCAGTTCGAAGCAACTGCAGAAGCTTCGCGAATGAAAGAAGCAGACGCCCTGCTGATCTGCGTCCCCACCCCTCTCACACCGAGTCGCGACCCTGACCTGACTTATGTGGAAAAAACCACTGAGGCGATTGCTGCCAGTTTGCGTCCCGGACAGCTGGTCGTTCTCGAAAGTACGACTTACCCGACGACGACCCGCGATGTCCTGCTGCCGATTTTAGAAGCGACGGGGCTCAAAGTCGGCGAAGATTATTATCTTGCGTACAGCCCGGAACGGGAAGATCCCGGCAACCCTGATTTCTCTGCCGCTGGAATTCCCAAAGTGGTGGGCGGGTTAGATGAGAACAGCCTGCGGATTGCCGCCGCTTTATACGAACATGCGGTAGTTAATGTCATCCAGGTCTCCTCAGTGGAAATTGCCGAAGCCTGCAAGATTCTGGAAAACACCTATCGCGCCGTTAATATTGCGATGGTCAATGAACTCAAAACACTATTTGACCGCATGAACATTGATGTCTGGGAAGTCATTGATGCTGCGAAAACGAAGCCCTTTGGCTTTCAGGCCTTCTATCCGGGTCCCGGACTAGGTGGTCACTGCATCCCCATTGACCCGTTTTACCTGAGCTGGCTGGCACGCAAGGAAGGACAGACAACCCGTTTCATCGAGTTAGCAGGGGAAGTCAATACTCGCATGCCACGCTACGTGATTGACCGACTGTCAGAATTTCTCAATCAGCATGCCAAACCACTCAAAGGCAGCAAAATCTGCATGCTGGGTGTGGCCTACAAAAAAGATGTCGATGACCCACGCGAAAGTCCTTCTTTCCACCTGCTCGACCTGCTGCTGGAACGGGGTGTCGAATTTACTTACAACGATCCTCATATTCCGAAACTTCCCAAAATGCGACACCACAATGTTCCTGCAATGGATAGCCAGGAATTAACCCCTGAGTATCTGGCGGCACAGGATTGTGTGCTGATTGCCACCGATCATACAGCTTATGACTATGACTTCATCGTCAAGCACAGCAAGATGATCCTGGACACACGCAATGCAACCAAAAATGTGAAAACGGGACGCGAGAAAATCTTCAAGGCGTAA
- a CDS encoding lysylphosphatidylglycerol synthase transmembrane domain-containing protein — protein MSDQSADSKKTTGSALIWKLTKWGLLALVLYFVWQQGSQLYEQQQEAITEIQISPVWLILSGICYFIAWLPSVWFWRQLLLASGEKVDFWPTARAYYCGHLGKYIPGKVTVLLIRATLLKEFGVRVSIAAVTAAYETLAVMGVGLVLFLALIPFVINVDQLDDWPAWVQYLQSHPFLVPTLILVVLFISLPLVARLLNLFSKKFSRSNVEATVEEPQPEFSLRLLYAGVLMFLLSWSLHGLSLGLTLASISDQGLVWQEWPRWMAAVSAAYALGFLALFAPAGLGVREGLISAILAGSPVIGDVNAFVAAILVRIVSFASEILSAFVLYYRFGSRTSSGTGSVRNQPTPDTNETAS, from the coding sequence ATGTCTGATCAATCAGCTGACTCTAAAAAAACAACTGGTTCTGCGCTGATCTGGAAACTGACGAAATGGGGTTTACTGGCGCTGGTACTCTACTTTGTCTGGCAACAGGGCTCACAACTTTACGAGCAGCAGCAGGAAGCAATCACAGAAATTCAAATCAGCCCCGTCTGGCTGATTTTGTCAGGAATCTGCTATTTCATCGCCTGGTTACCGTCCGTCTGGTTCTGGCGGCAACTGCTGCTTGCTTCCGGGGAAAAGGTCGATTTCTGGCCGACAGCGCGTGCCTATTATTGCGGTCATCTGGGAAAGTACATTCCCGGAAAAGTGACCGTCCTGCTGATTCGCGCCACGTTGCTCAAAGAATTTGGCGTGCGTGTTTCGATTGCCGCTGTGACAGCCGCGTATGAAACGCTGGCGGTCATGGGAGTTGGCCTGGTCCTGTTTCTGGCGCTGATACCGTTTGTGATCAACGTCGATCAACTGGATGACTGGCCGGCGTGGGTTCAGTATCTTCAATCGCACCCTTTCCTTGTCCCTACCTTAATTCTGGTTGTTCTCTTTATCTCTCTGCCTCTGGTGGCGCGACTGTTAAATCTTTTTTCGAAAAAGTTCTCCCGATCCAATGTGGAAGCAACAGTCGAAGAACCACAGCCGGAGTTTTCCCTGCGACTGTTATATGCAGGCGTGTTGATGTTCCTGCTCAGCTGGAGCCTGCATGGTTTGAGCCTGGGGCTGACTCTGGCCTCGATCAGCGATCAGGGTCTGGTCTGGCAGGAATGGCCTCGCTGGATGGCTGCCGTGTCGGCTGCGTATGCGTTGGGGTTTCTGGCGTTGTTTGCTCCTGCAGGTCTGGGTGTCAGGGAAGGGTTAATCTCGGCAATTCTTGCCGGTTCTCCTGTAATCGGCGATGTGAATGCGTTTGTTGCCGCGATATTGGTACGAATCGTTTCATTTGCTAGTGAAATACTGTCTGCCTTTGTTTTATACTATCGTTTTGGAAGTCGGACTTCATCCGGTACTGGTTCAGTCCGGAACCAGCCGACTCCCGATACAAATGAAACAGCGTCGTAG
- a CDS encoding ASCH domain-containing protein yields MTKSITHPDHSLPALGIRQPWAELILRGEKTIEIRSSQTKIRGTIYVYASKKLATPPHAEKAAMKAGIDVTTLPTGTLIGTVEIVDSFPATEKHASAAGVPAELLAGKFGWKLTNPKRLKKPIVPEYLPYGVWFYPFVRKNPGTRKKA; encoded by the coding sequence ATGACCAAATCGATTACACACCCCGATCACAGTCTGCCGGCCTTAGGCATCAGGCAACCCTGGGCAGAACTGATTCTGCGTGGCGAAAAGACCATTGAGATTCGCTCCAGTCAGACAAAAATTCGGGGAACAATTTATGTCTATGCGTCCAAAAAACTGGCGACCCCACCGCATGCGGAAAAAGCAGCGATGAAAGCAGGCATTGATGTAACCACGCTCCCGACAGGAACTCTGATTGGTACGGTAGAAATTGTCGATTCATTTCCCGCGACCGAGAAACACGCCTCTGCTGCCGGTGTACCCGCCGAACTTCTCGCAGGAAAATTTGGCTGGAAGCTGACGAATCCGAAGCGACTTAAGAAACCGATCGTCCCTGAATACCTGCCTTACGGCGTCTGGTTTTATCCCTTTGTCCGCAAAAATCCGGGAACGAGAAAGAAAGCCTGA
- the trpA gene encoding tryptophan synthase subunit alpha — MTTSISEKFAQVKSENRMAFMPFITAGDPDLETTVDVLKELAAQGVDLIEVGFPYSDPIADGPVIQESYTRALNNKFHVHELFENLKTLSADKAVSLPPLVAMVSYAIIFRYGAEKFLQEALGAGFSGLIVPDLPGDEASDFAAQVKAAELDLVQLVSPLTPEGRTKRIVQSASGFIYCISVAGTTGVRDDLPPELTAHLESLRDLTDLPLAVGFGISNPEHVNTLRGKADGFIIGSAIVKQFAAFSDDSQKREDIIARIGDYAGKMAAATRG, encoded by the coding sequence GTGACAACATCCATCTCAGAAAAATTCGCCCAGGTCAAATCAGAAAACCGTATGGCCTTCATGCCATTTATCACAGCAGGTGACCCTGATCTGGAAACAACCGTCGATGTCCTGAAAGAACTGGCAGCACAAGGTGTCGACCTGATTGAAGTTGGTTTTCCTTATAGTGACCCAATTGCAGATGGTCCGGTCATTCAGGAGTCATATACTCGCGCACTCAATAATAAATTTCACGTTCACGAACTGTTTGAAAACCTGAAAACGCTCTCTGCGGACAAAGCGGTCAGCCTGCCACCTCTGGTTGCCATGGTTTCCTATGCCATCATCTTTCGCTATGGCGCAGAGAAGTTTTTACAGGAAGCTCTGGGAGCCGGTTTTTCAGGTCTGATCGTACCAGATCTACCCGGTGATGAAGCATCAGACTTTGCAGCGCAGGTTAAAGCCGCAGAACTGGATCTGGTACAACTCGTCTCCCCGCTGACACCGGAGGGCCGAACAAAACGTATTGTGCAGTCCGCCAGCGGATTTATCTATTGTATTTCAGTGGCTGGTACGACTGGCGTGCGCGACGACCTTCCCCCCGAACTGACAGCCCATCTCGAATCGTTACGCGACCTGACCGACCTGCCTTTAGCAGTCGGCTTTGGCATCAGCAATCCGGAGCACGTCAATACGCTCCGTGGAAAAGCCGACGGATTTATCATCGGATCTGCCATCGTCAAACAGTTCGCTGCTTTTTCTGATGACAGTCAGAAACGCGAAGACATCATCGCCCGTATTGGTGACTATGCCGGCAAGATGGCAGCTGCGACCCGCGGCTAG
- a CDS encoding MBL fold metallo-hydrolase RNA specificity domain-containing protein → MKITFLGAAGEVTGSQHLIETDSRRILLDCGLFQGHREEAYLKNSHFAYPPESLDAVFLSHGHMDHCGNLPRLFNKGFRGPVFCTSATADIAEIMLKDSARIQEEDARYLARKLTDKHPPIEPLYSEDDVTGVAKLFERLDYQEWHELGEDLKVRFLDAGHILGSAIIELKIKDQREWRHLVFTGDLGRRELPLLRDPELIAGCDVLISESTYGNRVHEKASDVKEELFQILDEAYRLEGRVIIPAFSLGRTQQIIYYLNDLYNEKRLPHIPIFVDSPLSTRLVSVFRAHLQDMDDDVREVISSDRDPFGFSLLDYVSSREESIALNKRKGAFVVIAGSGMCENGRVRHHLKNGISNVENTVVLMGYQAAHTLGRRLQNKDPKVKIFDRYYEVKAKVVQLSGLSGHADVEDFKWWYEGSAKRGNIGQVFLVHGEPESATALAALIRDQCDEDPVIPQYHESFEV, encoded by the coding sequence ATGAAAATTACGTTTTTGGGAGCTGCTGGAGAAGTCACGGGCAGCCAGCATTTAATCGAAACTGACTCCCGCCGTATTTTGCTGGACTGTGGCCTGTTTCAGGGGCACCGGGAAGAAGCGTACTTGAAAAACAGTCACTTTGCATATCCTCCCGAATCCCTGGATGCGGTCTTCCTCTCACACGGCCATATGGATCACTGCGGGAATTTGCCACGGTTGTTCAATAAAGGATTTCGAGGACCAGTCTTCTGCACTTCGGCGACGGCGGATATTGCCGAGATAATGCTGAAGGACAGCGCGCGGATTCAGGAAGAAGATGCGCGTTATCTTGCACGAAAACTGACAGACAAACATCCGCCCATCGAACCACTCTATTCCGAAGACGATGTAACGGGTGTTGCCAAACTGTTTGAGCGTCTGGATTATCAGGAATGGCACGAATTGGGTGAGGATCTTAAGGTGCGTTTTCTGGATGCAGGTCATATTCTGGGGTCTGCCATCATCGAACTGAAAATCAAAGACCAGCGTGAGTGGCGGCATCTGGTCTTTACCGGTGATTTGGGCCGACGTGAATTGCCTTTACTCAGAGATCCGGAATTGATTGCAGGTTGTGATGTACTGATTTCAGAGAGTACGTACGGAAATCGAGTCCATGAAAAAGCTTCAGATGTCAAGGAAGAGTTATTCCAGATACTGGATGAAGCCTATCGACTGGAAGGGCGTGTCATCATTCCTGCGTTCAGTCTCGGTCGTACGCAGCAGATTATTTATTACCTGAATGATCTCTACAATGAAAAACGACTTCCTCATATTCCCATTTTTGTAGACAGTCCCCTGTCGACGCGGCTGGTCTCAGTCTTCCGTGCCCATCTCCAGGATATGGATGATGATGTACGGGAAGTGATCTCATCAGACCGGGATCCATTCGGTTTTTCTCTGCTGGATTATGTTTCCTCGCGTGAAGAAAGTATTGCCCTGAATAAACGCAAAGGAGCATTCGTTGTCATTGCCGGGAGCGGGATGTGTGAAAATGGCCGTGTGCGACATCATCTGAAAAACGGTATCTCTAATGTAGAAAATACCGTGGTGCTCATGGGCTATCAGGCCGCGCATACCTTAGGTCGGCGCTTACAGAATAAAGACCCGAAGGTCAAAATATTCGACCGTTACTACGAAGTCAAAGCCAAGGTGGTTCAATTGAGCGGTCTGTCCGGGCATGCGGATGTCGAGGATTTCAAGTGGTGGTATGAGGGATCGGCAAAGCGCGGCAATATCGGGCAGGTCTTTCTAGTACACGGCGAACCAGAATCGGCGACTGCCCTGGCAGCATTAATCCGCGATCAGTGTGATGAGGACCCGGTGATTCCCCAGTATCATGAATCTTTTGAAGTGTAG
- a CDS encoding M3 family metallopeptidase has product MDQQSSLTDNPLLVLEGLPRFDRIEPQHIQPAVKALLEQSKADLKKIEEEAQPSWKGLLRPLEELDYPWERSWGSVGHLLGVKNTPEIREAYESVLPDIVAFSLSARQSKPIYETLVALRDSENWNTLNDAQKRIIEKRILSAELAGIGLSGEQLTRFNDIATELSSLSTKFANNVLDATKAFTLIITSADDVAGFPDSLKQLAAQSYNSWDEKAPEVEATPEEGPWRISLDFPCFGPFMQHCRNRVLREKVYRAFITRASEGEIDNTPLIPQILKLRKEKAQLLGYANFAEVSLAEKMAPSIDAVLEMEERLRTASFDNGQQDLKELQDFAVAQGETVPIIQWDFAFWSERLREQRFSYTDEELRPYFSLEKVLDGLFQLVHRIFGITVTQVTDDIPVWNKDVRYFNIADESGETIAGFYLDPYARPADKRGGAWMDDCLGRKIVNGKVQLPVAHLVCNSTPPVGTKPSLMTFREVETLFHEFGHGLQHMLTTINEADAAGINGVEWDAVELASQFMENWCYHKPTLLGMAKHFETGETLPDELFEKIKAARNFQAGTQMLRQIQFGVVDLKLHSEFNPDGSESVFDVQREISQSTSVLPMLPEDRFLCSFQHIFAGGYAAGYFSYKWAEVLSADAFSAFEDAGLDDEKAVEKTGRRFRDTILAMGGSRHPMDLFKEFRGREPSPEPLLRHTGLL; this is encoded by the coding sequence ATGGATCAGCAATCGAGTTTAACAGATAATCCCCTTCTGGTTTTAGAGGGCCTTCCACGTTTCGATCGTATTGAACCGCAACATATTCAGCCAGCTGTCAAAGCACTTCTGGAGCAATCTAAAGCGGATCTGAAAAAAATCGAAGAGGAAGCACAGCCCTCGTGGAAAGGTCTGCTGCGGCCTCTGGAAGAACTGGATTATCCCTGGGAACGTTCCTGGGGTTCAGTCGGTCACCTGCTGGGAGTAAAAAACACTCCCGAAATCCGGGAAGCCTACGAAAGCGTTTTGCCGGACATTGTTGCATTTTCATTAAGTGCCAGACAGAGCAAACCCATCTATGAGACATTAGTCGCTTTGCGAGACAGTGAAAACTGGAATACGCTCAATGATGCCCAAAAACGAATCATCGAGAAACGGATTCTCTCAGCCGAGCTGGCCGGGATTGGCCTTTCCGGAGAGCAATTGACACGGTTCAATGACATCGCCACGGAACTTTCAAGCCTGTCCACTAAATTTGCCAATAACGTACTCGATGCGACCAAAGCATTCACACTCATCATTACCAGCGCTGATGATGTCGCTGGCTTCCCTGACAGCCTCAAGCAACTGGCTGCACAATCCTATAACAGCTGGGATGAAAAAGCGCCTGAGGTCGAAGCGACTCCGGAAGAGGGCCCCTGGCGAATCAGCCTGGACTTCCCCTGCTTCGGCCCGTTCATGCAACACTGTCGCAATCGTGTATTACGGGAAAAGGTCTACCGTGCTTTTATCACTCGTGCATCAGAGGGAGAGATCGATAACACGCCGTTGATTCCTCAGATTCTCAAATTGCGAAAAGAAAAAGCGCAACTGCTGGGATATGCCAACTTTGCTGAAGTCAGTCTGGCAGAAAAAATGGCGCCCAGCATTGATGCCGTACTCGAGATGGAAGAACGCCTGCGGACAGCTTCCTTTGATAATGGCCAGCAGGATTTGAAGGAATTGCAGGACTTCGCCGTAGCGCAAGGCGAAACGGTACCCATTATTCAATGGGACTTCGCCTTCTGGTCAGAACGTCTGCGGGAGCAGCGATTCAGCTATACCGATGAAGAATTGCGACCTTACTTCTCGCTGGAAAAAGTACTGGATGGGCTGTTTCAACTGGTCCACCGTATCTTTGGCATCACCGTAACCCAGGTCACGGATGATATTCCTGTCTGGAATAAGGATGTCCGTTATTTCAACATCGCTGATGAGTCCGGTGAAACGATTGCCGGTTTTTACCTGGATCCCTATGCACGCCCTGCCGACAAACGAGGGGGTGCCTGGATGGATGACTGTCTGGGTCGCAAAATTGTGAATGGAAAAGTACAACTTCCCGTCGCCCATCTGGTCTGCAATTCCACGCCCCCGGTAGGTACAAAGCCCTCACTGATGACATTTCGAGAAGTGGAAACACTGTTCCATGAATTCGGGCATGGCCTGCAGCATATGTTGACAACGATTAACGAAGCAGATGCTGCCGGCATCAATGGCGTGGAATGGGATGCCGTCGAACTCGCCAGCCAGTTCATGGAAAACTGGTGCTATCACAAGCCCACCCTACTGGGGATGGCCAAACATTTCGAAACCGGTGAAACACTGCCCGATGAGCTCTTCGAAAAAATCAAAGCGGCTCGCAACTTCCAGGCAGGCACTCAAATGCTGCGTCAGATTCAGTTTGGCGTTGTCGATTTAAAACTGCACAGCGAATTTAATCCCGATGGCAGTGAATCCGTATTTGACGTGCAGCGTGAAATCAGCCAGAGTACATCGGTCCTGCCGATGCTGCCCGAGGATCGATTTTTATGCTCGTTTCAGCATATCTTTGCAGGCGGCTACGCTGCCGGCTACTTCAGTTATAAATGGGCTGAAGTGCTCAGTGCGGACGCGTTCAGCGCGTTTGAAGATGCGGGTCTTGACGATGAAAAGGCCGTCGAAAAAACCGGACGGCGGTTCCGAGATACAATCCTCGCCATGGGAGGCAGTCGCCATCCCATGGATTTATTTAAAGAATTTCGTGGTCGGGAACCCAGTCCTGAACCACTTCTACGGCACACGGGACTGCTGTAA